The nucleotide sequence ATCTGTGTGGCTGCCAGGGAGTCGGCCGGGATAATAAACGCTACAGCCATAAAGGCAGCAAGCAAGGTTGTTACTGCTTTCTTGCTCCACCACATAAATTGTTCCCTCCTTTACCCAACTCATTCTACAAGTTGGCGAAAGTAGGTTCAATTCAAGTATTTTGGAACAAATGGCAACATGTACCTGTCATTATCCTTTTGGTCGAAACAAGACTGCCGTGATAAATCCGAAGACGATAGCAGCCGAAATCCCCGCACTCGTTACTTCAAAAATGCCGGTAATAATGCCAATAACTCCATGCTTCTCGGCCTCCGCCATTGCCCCGTGCACCAGTGCATTTCCAAAGCTCGTGATGGGTACTGTCGCTCCTGCTCCGGCAAAATTAACCAGTGGCTCGTACAGACCAAGTCCGTCTAGCACTGCTCCACTGACAACAAGAGAAGACATCGTATGGGCAGGTGTGAGCTTGACGACATCCATGAGAAATTGACCGATTAAGCAAATCGTTCCTCCTACGAGAAACGCCCACAAAAACATCATGGTATCACTCTCCAAGTTGCTCCGACTCAACAGCCACGGCATGGGCGATGCAAGGAATGCTTTCTCCCTGCTGGAAGGTCAACGGGGATAAGAGGGCTCCCGTGGCAACCAGCAAGATCCGCTTCCATTCTCCTTGCTTCATCCGCCGAAGTAGGTGCCCGTACGTCACTGTAGCGATACAGCCACATCCGCTACCACCTGACCACACATTTGGATTTTCTCCATAAATGAGCTTCCCGCAATCGACATAACGCTCTAGTGGAATGCGCATGTGATGCTTGGGCAACAGATCAGATAAAATGGCATGGCCCGTTCGTCCTAAATCCCCTGTTACAATCAAATCGTAATGATCGTGAGGGAGCTGAAAGTCACGGAAATGCGACTCAATCGTGGATAACGCGGCTGGCGCCATCGCTGCTCCCATATTGAATGGATCTGTCAATCCCATATCGACTACATGCCCGATGGTGGCTCCCGTAATCCGTAATCCCTTACCCTGACTGGCTACAACAGCAGCCCCTGCTCCCGTCACGGTCCATTGTGCCGTTGGGGGCTTCTGTGAACCGTACTCCGTTGGATAACGATATTGCTTTTCCGCAGCCCCATTGTGACTGGAGGTAGCAGCCAAGACGTATTCAGCAGCTTGACTATTCACCATGAGAGCAGCCAAAGCCAAGCCTTCCATCGCTGTTGAGCACGCTCCGAAAATCCCCAGAAACGGAATCGAAAGCGTCCGGGCCGAAAAGCTGGCAGATATGATCTGGTTCATTAAATCCCCGGCAAGCATAAAGTTTATTTGTTCTTTCGTAAGCCCCGCTTTCTCCACCGCTTTCGAGCACGCTTCTTCCAGAAGGACTTTCTCCGCCTTTTCCCAACTGTCTTGTCCAATCATCAAGTCACCGTGCAAGATATCAAAGTCGTCGGCTAACGGTCCCTTAGCCTCAAAAGGCCCACCAATCGCAGCGTGCCCGAGAATGACAGGTTTTAAAGGAAAGACCCAAGA is from Brevibacillus brevis and encodes:
- the spoVAE gene encoding stage V sporulation protein AE, which gives rise to MMFLWAFLVGGTICLIGQFLMDVVKLTPAHTMSSLVVSGAVLDGLGLYEPLVNFAGAGATVPITSFGNALVHGAMAEAEKHGVIGIITGIFEVTSAGISAAIVFGFITAVLFRPKG
- the spoVAD gene encoding stage V sporulation protein AD yields the protein MRQGHQSWVFPLKPVILGHAAIGGPFEAKGPLADDFDILHGDLMIGQDSWEKAEKVLLEEACSKAVEKAGLTKEQINFMLAGDLMNQIISASFSARTLSIPFLGIFGACSTAMEGLALAALMVNSQAAEYVLAATSSHNGAAEKQYRYPTEYGSQKPPTAQWTVTGAGAAVVASQGKGLRITGATIGHVVDMGLTDPFNMGAAMAPAALSTIESHFRDFQLPHDHYDLIVTGDLGRTGHAILSDLLPKHHMRIPLERYVDCGKLIYGENPNVWSGGSGCGCIATVTYGHLLRRMKQGEWKRILLVATGALLSPLTFQQGESIPCIAHAVAVESEQLGE